The genome window TCTGGGCTCCTCTCATAGAGGCCGGCTCCCGGCCGGTGTAGCTCTGGGGGGTCCCATCGTCAGGGCCGCCCGGGCAGTAAGAGCACCTCCCGTGGGGGCAAGCCCTGGGCTCAGTCATCGCAGCGACTACGTTGATGCCACTTAGTGCACGAGCCTCTTTTCTCCTTAAGACGTTGATAAGAAAACGTTTCTCCTCTGGATTGAGGGATGCTATGATCTCAGCGTTTCCCGGTATCCCAGGAAGGCTGTGTTCTCGGCTCACCTCTATCTTGATTCTCTCAACGTCCCTTCGGTTGGGGGAGGAAATGGCGAGAAGCCTTTCTATGATAAGCCTATGAGGGGTATCCAACTCGAAAATATCTCTAAGAAGGGGGCGTTAAAAGGTTAAAGGAGCTATCTTCTCCGACGCCTTCGTCCACGCTGGGAGAATGGGTCTGGGGCTGCAAGGACTCTCTTTTTGTAGTTTGATCTGTTTTTCCGCCTAGGTGGGAGTTGTTTTCGTACTATACCCACAATCTTGGGGGTTTGGGCCCGGACCTTGCCCGCTTTCGTAAGTGAGCCATGTGTAGGCATACAATTACCAAGAGTCCTTCAGTGCAGGGCTCTATAAACCTTTCCTGACCCAAAGCGCGTGATCGAAGTTCTCAGGATGGACGTGATGGGTTACTGGATGCCGAGGACAGGGGTCCTCCTGTGATCTTAATGCATATGTAGAAGCAGTTGAATAGGATGTTTACCTCAGTTTTCTATCGACCAAACCTATAATTTGAGATCATTAGTTACGACACGTGCAGTCCTAATGGTTCACCCTTACGATTTTCCCCGTCGGGTCCATTTTGCGGATGCCAAAGTCCTCTCTGATCTCCCGGAGCTTCTCCGAGTCGAAAACGGGGCCATCCATGCATACCCTGTAGGGGCCGATACCACAGCTACCGCAGAGACCGTGGGCGCACTTGATATACCTCTCCAGACATGCCTGGACGGGTATCCCCCGGGACTCAGCCTCGTCAAAGATGGAGACCATCATCAACTCGGGGCCGCACGTATAGACGATGTCGTAGCTACCCCTATCCATTAGCCTGACTGCGTACTGGGAGGAGAAGCCATGGAAACCAAAGGAGCCGTCATCTGTGGCGAGGAAAATACTGTCACCCAAAAGTTTCTCCAACCTGCCCCTGAATCCCAGATCCGCCTCGGTTCTTACTCCCAGGATAAAATCCGGTTTTATACCTCTTTCCATAAACGCCTCAGCAAGAGGAATAAGAGACGCTATCCCTGATCCCCCGGACACGATCAATGGCTGCTTTCCGATTAGCGTGAATCCTCTCCCAAAAGGCCCCCTCACGCCGATCTTCTCCCCTTTCTTCATGTTACATAGGATTTTAGTGGTGTCCCCAATCTCCCTTACTGTCAGAGAGGAGTTGCCCGCAGAGCTTATGGTTGAGAGGGACATAGGAATCTCTTCGCCTCCGGGTATCCAAATCATAGCGTACTGGCCCGGTATGGCCTTGGAACAAGCCTCATCCTCGAAGTAGAGGGTTACCATGTCCGGTGAATTACGCTTCACCCAGTTTATCGTAACCGTCCTCATAGTTTAGCCTCCTTTGCGAGTCCTACGATCTCACGGACACTTCTGAAACCGTTAGCCTCGAGATAGCCCTTGATCCCCCGGGTTAGTTCACTATAGACGCTGAAACCCCGCTCTCTAATCGCGGTTCCGACTTCTACTGCAGAGGCCCCAGCGAGCATGAACTCCACGGCATCTTTCCAGTTTGTGATACCACCGCAGCCTATCACGGGCACTTTAACGGCATTCGCCACGTCCCAGACGCATCTTAAAGATACTGGTTTCAGAGCGGGCCCCGAGAGCCCACCTGTTACATTAGTGAGGATAGGCCTCCTGAAATCAGTGTCGATGGCTATACCCTTGAGAGTGTTCACCGCCGTGATGGCGTCAGCCCCTCCTCTCTCAGCGGCCCTCGCGATCTCGGCTATATCTGTGACGTTAGGGGAAAGCTTCACGAAGACAGGTGGTTTGGAGACCTCCTTCACCGCCGCCGTGACTCTTTCTGTATTAAGGCAGTCTGCCCCCAGCATGCCCATCTCCTCTTGGACATTGGGGCAGCTGACGTTTACCTCTAGCGCGTCCGCACCTGCTTCGGAGAGGAGTTCAGCTACATCTCGGAAATCCTCTATGGATTCCCCGAAGAAGCTAGCAACCACTGGTACACCGTCTGCCTTGAGCGCCTTTATGGTTTCCACGAAATATTCGGCCCCTGGATTCGGTAACCCCATCGCGTTAAGAAACCCTCCCTCTACGATCACCATGGTCGGGTTTAGATGCCCTTGTCTGGCTTTAGGCCCTAAGCTCTTGGTTACTACGGCCCCAGCTCCTCCGTCGTAGACCCGCTTCAAGAGAGGCGCTGATATTCCCAAGACTCCTGCTGCATTCATGGTCGGGTTCCGCAGTCTTAAACCTGCGACGTCCACTGATAGGCTTAATTGGGACATCCTGTTGTCATCTACGTACGCATACGTTTGAAAAACCTTTGGAGTTGCACGATTGAACAGAAATGCTGATCCATGTAGTAGGGTCCATATTGTCGAGACGCTGATAGGGATCTTTGCAGTCAACCATGACAACGATATCATCGAACGTATCCTCTACCCTCGGGACGCAAAGCAGGTCAACGCAGCTCTCGAGAGGCATGCCTCAGGAGAGCCCTCCAGAGAGATGTCTGAGATGCTTGAGAAGCTTACTCAGATGGGCTTCAAGACGGTGATCCTATCAAATGAGCCCTTAGCTTACGCCCTGAGAGGCACCGGGATGAACGTCGAGGTCATAAAGGGATCTGAGCCCGAATCCTTCATCAGAGAGAACATAGAGAGCATCGCAGTTGACTTTAGGGCAGTTGCGAACAGGAGCCAGTATTACGCGCTTAGCCGGGAGGTCTCCGTCCTTAGGACTATGCAAAATGTGCGAAGGGCCCAGTCGGAGCGAGGGTCAACAACTATCCACACAGTGCAGCTCCTCAATGAGCTTGATAAGTCCTTGAACGTGCTCTCAGGAAAGCTCCGAGAGTGGTACGGTCTCCACTTCCCTGAGCTAAACCGTGTAATTAATGATCATGAAATCTACGCTCTACTAGTTGATAGACTCGGGAACAGATCCCGCTTCTCACCCGAGAGGTTGGGAGAGCTCGAGCTGGGGCATAGTGTAAATGAGATTCTTTCCGCAGGAAAGAATTCCATGGGAGCATCCCTAGTCGCTGAGGATGAGAATCACCTTAGGGGTCTTGCCTCCAACCTTATCTCTCTTTACTCCTATAGATCGTCCTTGGAAACGCTCATCAAACAAATCGCTGAGGAAACTGTCCCAAACCTCTCCGAAGTGGCCGGCTCCGTGCTCGCTGCGAAGCTCATAGAAAAAGCTGGGGGGCTCAAAAAGCTCGCGATGATGCCCTCAAGTAGGGTGCAGGTCATAGGGGCCGAGAAGGCTCTATTCCGATCAAAAAAGACCGGAGCCAATCCTCCAAAGCACGGTCTCATTTTCCAGCATCCCTACATCCACGCCAAGCCCCGCAAACTTAGGGGTAAGGCGGCCAGGACCCTAGCTGCTAAGCTCTCCCTAGCAGCTAGGGCTGATGCCTTTTCGGGGAACCTCATAGGGACCGAGTTAAGAAGGCAGCTGGATGAAGGGTCAGAACCACGGGATACAGAGTGAGTGCGCGCGTATCAAGTCTTCCGGGTGTCATAAACTTCAATCTACCTCTTCGGCTTGGTTAACTGAATCAAAAAAGTTAAGACATTCTACTCTGCGCTTGATTTTCCGAGCTCCTTCTTACCTATGTTTATGGCACCGATTTTGAGTTCGGTGAGGCAGCTTCGTTTGGTCACCTCAGCCACATCGAAGGCGCTGGTTGTGGCTTTCCATTTGACCATGATTCTGATATTGTCTGATTCGGAGAGGTAGATGACCGCAGCCGTCATATACGTTAGATAGGCTTCGAATCCACGTAGACTCTTTTCCCTTTAGGCATTTCAAACCGTTTAGTGGATTCGTTACATATACTCCGAATATACTGAAGGGAAATTTGCGCATGGAAACCCCGAAAAACAATTGTTGAACCTTTATACAGTTAAGTATAAATCCAATGATCATAGATTACAAATATAACTTATAAAAAAGTCTCATTGGGTGTGGATGGGTTGACGACGCTATCAGAGGCCTTTCAGAAGAAGCTTAACAGGAAAGATTGCCCATATCTCCACGACTGCGGCATTTACATCACCGGCGACTTCTTCAGAAGGATATGCAACAGCCCTTCCTACCTCAACTGTCATCACTTTGCGAAGAGGGTGGGGGAGCTCAGACCACCCATGGCGTGGCTCCAAAAGCTCGCGGTTGACCAGGCCAAGATTATGGAGCAGCAGGTAGAGGCCGAGGCCTGAACTGGCAAGGAAATCATATTTTACCAAGCAGACACATCACAATGGCTGATTTGAGTCTCAGACGCATATTCCCTGGGATCTATAGGCTAGAAGGTGAGACAGGGAGTGCTCTCGCCACGCTAAACCTGACCCCTAGCAGGAGGTTCTATGGTGAGCAGCTCATTACATTCAAAGGAAATGAGTACCGAAAATGGACCCCTTTCAGGAGCAAGCTAGCTGCGGGCATCGTCAAAGGCCTAAAGGAAATACCATTATCTCTTGGGGACAATGTGCTGTATCTTGGCGTGGCCTCTGGGACCACATGCTCTCATATCTCAGACATCATCGGAGTCGATGGCCACGTCTGGGGGGTAGACTTCGCGCCCCGCCCCATTAGAGACCTCGTGGAGGGCCTGGCCAAGCACAGGGAGAACGTCTCCCCTATCCTCGGGGATGCCAGGCTACCCAGAACCTATGCCCTCATCGTTCCAAGGGTCGACGGGATCTACGCGGACATCGCCCAGCCAGATCAGGGGAGAATCGTAGTGGAGAACGCTCAGGTATTTCTAAAGTCGGGGGGCTGGGTAGTTATGGCAATAAAGTCTAGGAGTATAGACGCGACAAAGGACCCCCTTATAATATACCGAGCTGAGATCAAAAAGCTTACGGCAGGGGGTTTTGATATCATTGAGTCTTTGGAACTTGACCCCTTTGAGAAGGATCATGCGTTGGTAATAGCGATGTTCAAGCCCTAGCCCTGGTAAGTATATTTCTTGATGGTCTTCCAGGAGCCTCTCATATAAGGAGGCGGCTGGTCGTTTTCTTTGAACCATGCCTCTATAAAGGCCACAGTTTTAGGATCACTAGGGTATCCCGAGCCAAAGTCCCCATGGATTTCTCTAAGGTCCGAGACTAGGAGATCTCGCCTCACTTTAGCCAGGATAGACGCCGCGGATACAACCGGATAGTTGACGTCAGCCTTCTTTTCACAGACTATATGAGGCCTCCAGCCTAGAACCTTCAAAATATCTTCCCTAAATCTGTCGGGGAGCACGTCCGCGGTGTCCACGTAGACCTCGTCTGGGTGGAGGTCTCTGATCGCTTTTGCCATAGCAATCGCCTCAAGATAGTTTAGCTTCCTGAGCTTCAGACCGCGGTTTACCACCTTATCGATTACCCAGGGCTGAAGCACGAAGTATGAGTGCCCTTCTGAGACCTCCTTGATTTCTGCTTCTAGGGAGTCCCTCCTCCTAGCTGATAGAGCCTTGGAGTCTCTCACCCCCATAGAGAATAGGGAATCTACTGCAGGCCCTTGGAAGCTCACTGCCGCAACGACGAGGGGGCCTATGGCTGGGCCCCGCCCAGCTTCGTCAACGCCGGCGATAACAACCATGATGGTTTCAAAGCATCATCGATGTAAAGAATATTAAATGTGTGACCTTCTCTTTCAGATGCAACCCCGCGCGCGAACTCTATGACTTTACCTTGGTGGCTTTTTTTTAGACTAGTTTACATGCATGAATCAGACCCATAAACTATAGAACCTCAAAAAGTCG of Candidatus Bathyarchaeota archaeon contains these proteins:
- the rnhB gene encoding ribonuclease HII, encoding MVVIAGVDEAGRGPAIGPLVVAAVSFQGPAVDSLFSMGVRDSKALSARRRDSLEAEIKEVSEGHSYFVLQPWVIDKVVNRGLKLRKLNYLEAIAMAKAIRDLHPDEVYVDTADVLPDRFREDILKVLGWRPHIVCEKKADVNYPVVSAASILAKVRRDLLVSDLREIHGDFGSGYPSDPKTVAFIEAWFKENDQPPPYMRGSWKTIKKYTYQG
- a CDS encoding dihydroorotate dehydrogenase electron transfer subunit; this translates as MRTVTINWVKRNSPDMVTLYFEDEACSKAIPGQYAMIWIPGGEEIPMSLSTISSAGNSSLTVREIGDTTKILCNMKKGEKIGVRGPFGRGFTLIGKQPLIVSGGSGIASLIPLAEAFMERGIKPDFILGVRTEADLGFRGRLEKLLGDSIFLATDDGSFGFHGFSSQYAVRLMDRGSYDIVYTCGPELMMVSIFDEAESRGIPVQACLERYIKCAHGLCGSCGIGPYRVCMDGPVFDSEKLREIREDFGIRKMDPTGKIVRVNH
- a CDS encoding fibrillarin-like rRNA/tRNA 2'-O-methyltransferase, which translates into the protein MADLSLRRIFPGIYRLEGETGSALATLNLTPSRRFYGEQLITFKGNEYRKWTPFRSKLAAGIVKGLKEIPLSLGDNVLYLGVASGTTCSHISDIIGVDGHVWGVDFAPRPIRDLVEGLAKHRENVSPILGDARLPRTYALIVPRVDGIYADIAQPDQGRIVVENAQVFLKSGGWVVMAIKSRSIDATKDPLIIYRAEIKKLTAGGFDIIESLELDPFEKDHALVIAMFKP
- a CDS encoding dihydroorotate dehydrogenase produces the protein MSQLSLSVDVAGLRLRNPTMNAAGVLGISAPLLKRVYDGGAGAVVTKSLGPKARQGHLNPTMVIVEGGFLNAMGLPNPGAEYFVETIKALKADGVPVVASFFGESIEDFRDVAELLSEAGADALEVNVSCPNVQEEMGMLGADCLNTERVTAAVKEVSKPPVFVKLSPNVTDIAEIARAAERGGADAITAVNTLKGIAIDTDFRRPILTNVTGGLSGPALKPVSLRCVWDVANAVKVPVIGCGGITNWKDAVEFMLAGASAVEVGTAIRERGFSVYSELTRGIKGYLEANGFRSVREIVGLAKEAKL
- a CDS encoding 30S ribosomal protein S30e; amino-acid sequence: MPTHGSLTKAGKVRAQTPKIVGIVRKQLPPRRKNRSNYKKRVLAAPDPFSQRGRRRRRR